The DNA region GACGCTATCGAAGAAAGAACCTGCCTCGTGTCGCCGAGATAGGGCCTGCGGCCGGCCAGCAGCATGAAGAGCATCACGCCGAGCGTGTAGACGTCGGTGCGCGCATCGACCGGCCCCGCGTCGCGAAGTATCTGCTCCGGCGCGAGGTAGGCGGGAGTGCCCACTATGGCCCCGTCCCTCGTGAGCTTGGCGTCCGCGTCGATCTCGGGGTCGCCGGAGATCTGGCCCGGCTCCTCCGCCTCGCGCTCGTCCACGCGCTTGGCCAGCCCCCAGTCCAGGATGATGGTCTCGCCGAACTCCCCGATCACTATGTTGGAGGGCTTGAGGTCGCGGTGCACGATGCCCCTGGAGTGGGCGTATCCCATGGCGTCGCAGACCGCTATCACGTTGTCGAGCAGGGCCATGCGCCTGGCGAACGACTCCTCCTCGCTCATGCCGACGCTGTCCTTGATGGCCTCGGCGAGCGTCCGGCCCTGCACGCGCTTCATCACGTAGTAGTAGGTGCCGTCCTCCCTGCGCGCTAGGGAATAGACCGGTATGATGCCGGGGTGCTGCAGCTGGCCCGCGAGACGGGCCTCCCGCACGAAGCGGGCGATCTTCTTCTCCCGGTTCTCCGCGAGCTTCCCGGGGATGATCTCCTTGATCGCCACCTCGCGCTCGAGGTTGCGCTCGAAACCCAAGAAGACCCGGCCGACGCCCCCCTGGCCGAGGAAGCTCTTCACCGAGAGGTTGTCCGTGAAAGAGGTCTCTTCAGGAGCCTTTTCCCGTTCCTCGGCCATTGGCTGTCCCCCGAAAAAAAGACGGCAGGCATCGCTGCCCGCCGTCTTTTATATATCGAACCGTCGAACTAGGCCAGGGTTAGTTGGAGGCCTGCTTGAGCACCGACCCCTTGCTCGCGCTGCCCGAGACCGGCGTCGCTATCGAGTAGGCGTCGAAGGCCTTTGATATCTCGACCGTGCCGGTCTTTTCGTCCTGCATGCCCACGCTGATGCCGCCGCCCGAGACCTCGCCGCGCGCGAAGGCGTCCAGCGTCATGCCCTCCGCGAGTCCGGCGTTTCTGCCGGCGTTCACGTAGAGCTCGCGGCCCTTGGCCTTGAAGACCTGGGCCTCCCAGGGTTCGCCGGACATCTTCTTGTCGATCCAGGAGACGCAGCTCTTGAGCGCCCTCGTGAACATCCTGTCGAAGGCCCTCTCCGGGTTCGAGGAGTCCTCCATCGTGTAATAGCTCACGCCGCTGACCCTCGTGAGCTTTGTGGTCGAGGCCTTTGCCGCCTTCTGGTCCAGGACCTGTCCGCTCTGCGGATCGAGCATGAGGCAGTTGACCTCGACCTTTATGGAGCTCGTCGAGAAGTCCGCCTGTCCGATGCCCGAGGGAGCGCCGAAGCTCTCCGCGGTGCTGAATATGCCGCCGGTGTCGAATCCGCTTCCGCCCTTGCTGGCCGTGAAGTTGAAGAGCCCCTGCGCCGAGACCGGCTCGTGGGCGTACTTGCCGCGGCTGCGCGCCGCATCCTTCTGCCACTTCTTCTGCATCTCCATCATCTCCGCCATGTAGCGCTGGGCCTCTGCGGCCGAGGTGGGAACCTTGACCGTCTCCGGCTCCTTCTCCTTCGCCGATCCCTCATCGTACTTGGGCAGCACCACCACGTACCGCCCGGTCTTCTCGAGCTCCGCCTTGGCCTTCTGGCGGAACATGTCGCCCACGCCGCCGGGGCCCACCGAGTCGAAGCCCATGTTCCCCATGTCCACGTTGCCGATCGCCACGACCTTCTTGAGACCGGCCTCGCCCTGGCCCTTCTTCCCGTGGGCAGGGCTCGTGGCTATGACCGCGGCCGCGAGAGCGATCGCGAATACCATCGTCGCGGCCATGTTCCTCCTGTTCATCCGCGTTTTGAGATGTCTCTTCATAATCCCTTCATTCCTCCCTGTGGGGGCGGGTTGATAGTCCATGGGACCTCCCTCTGGCAAGCTAAATCGTTGATGCAAAAAAGGCCCCAAAATCGAGGCCTTGATCGCTCTTTATCATCTCAGGCCCTTCGTTCAGGGACCTGGGGGTTGACCGCGTTCATCCGCGTCCCCTTCGTGAGGTAGCCCCCGACCGCCTCCGCCGCCTCCACGGCGACCGCGTCCTGGGCCTCGCGGGTCGATGCGCCCAGGTGCGGGGTGAGGATCGCGTTGTCCAGGCCGCGGAAGATCGTGTCCTCGTAAGGCTCCTTCGTGTAGACGTCCAGCGCCGCCCCCGCGATCGTGTTCGATCGGAGCGCCTCGGCCAGGTCGCGCTCGTTTATGATCCCGCCGCGCGCGCAGTTGACGACGTAAGCGGTCGGCTTCATCATGGCGAACTGCTTTGCCCCGATCAGGTTCCTGGTCTCGTCGGTGAGGGGCGTATGCACCGTGAGGTAGTCCGCTTCCTTGAGTATCCTCTCGAGGCCCGCCTTCTCGACGCCCAGCGACGCGTACGCGTCGTCGGTGAGATAGGGGTCCATGGCCAGGATTTTCATGTCGAACGCCTTTGCGCGGCGTGCGACCTCCTTGCCGATCCTGCCCATGCCGACGATGCCGAGCGTCTTGCGCGAGAGCTCGGTGCCCATGAACTTCTTCTTCTCCCAGACCCCCTCGGTCATGAGCTTCGCCGCCTGCGGCACGTGGCGCGCGAGGGAGAGCATCATGGTGAAGGTGAGCTCGCAGGTGGCGGTGGTGTTGCCCGCCGGCGTGTTCACGACGAGGATGCCCCGCTCGGTCGCCGCCTTGACGTCGATGTTGTCCACGCCCACGCCCGCGCGCGCCACGATCTTGAGCTTGCCCGCCCTCTCGATCACGTCGGAACCCACCTTGGAGGCGCTGCGGACGATGAGCCCGTCGAAGGCCGGTATGGCGTCGAGCAGCTCCTCGTGCGTGAGCTTCGGCCGGAAGTCGGTCTCGACGCCGGCGAACTTCGAGAGCCGCTCCACGCCCCGCTTGGAGAGGCCGTCCGTGCAGAGAACTTTGTATGTCATGCGTTCCTCCTGAATTCGTCCATGAAGCCGGTGAGCGCCTGGACCGCATCCTCGCTGACCGCGTTGTAGAGCGAGGCGCGTATGCCGCCCACGCTGCGGTGCCCCTTTATGCCTACGATCCCCTTCTCCTTCGCCCCAGCCACGAACTTGTCGGTGAGCTCCTGGCTGGGCAGCACGTAGGTCACGTTCATGCGCGAGCGGCTGGCCTTCTCGGTCGTGCCCTTGTAGAGGTCGCAGCGGTCGATCGCGTCGTAGAGCATCTCCGCCTTCTTCACGTTGCGGCGCTCGATCTCATCCACGCCGCCGATCGACTTCACCCAGCGCAGATAGAGCATCATCGTGTAGATGGAGAAGACGGGCGGAGTGTTGTAGAGCGACCCCTTCTCCGAGTGGGTCTTGTAGCGGAATATGACCGGCAGCTTGCGCGGGCTGCGCTCGAGAAGGTCCTTTCTGATCACGACGACCGTCACCCCCGCGGGCCCCAGGTTCTTCTGCGCGCCGGCGTACAGGAGGCCGAATTTAGAGATGTCCATGCGGCGAGAGAGGATATCGGAGGACATGTCGGCGACCAGGGGGACCTTGCCGGTGTCCGGGTACTCGTAGTACTCGGTGCCGAAGATCGTGTTGTTCGTGGTTATGTGCACGTAGCTCGCGTCGGGGCCGGGCTTTATCTCGGAGGCCCTGGGGACCCTCGTGAAGTTCTCCCCCTCGGAGGTGAATATCACCTTGGGCTCGCCCACGATCTGCGCCTCCTTGAGCGCCTGCTTCGACCAGTGGCCTGTGATGGCGTAGTCGGCGGTGCGGTCCATGAGGTTCATGGGCACCACGGCGAACTGCTGCGCCGCGCCCCCCTGCAGGAGCAGGATGTCGTGGGTTTCGGGAACACCCATGAGTTCGGCGAGCAGGGCCCTGGCCTCGTCGATCACCGCCTGGAACTCCTTGGACCGGTGGCTGATCTCCAGGATCGACATGCCGCCGAAATCCATGAACCCGTCCTTCATCCAGTTTAAGACCTCCAGCGGCATGGCCGCCGGCCCTGCGTTGAAATTGTAGACCCGTTTCATTGACATAAGCCTCCCTCTCCTGTTAGTGCGGCTTGCCGGGCAAACTAATTTAGAGGAGGCGTTATGTCAAAAATTATTCCCTTCGAGGCGCTCATCCCCCGCAAGGACCTTGCGGACAGGGTCGTGTGCCCCCCCTACGACGTGATCGACAGCGACGAGGCGCGTAAGCTCGCGAAAGGAAACCCCTATTCCATGCTCCACGTCACCAAGCCGGAGATAGACCTTCCCGATGAGACAATGGAGGACGACGACCGCATCTATGCCAAGGGCATCGAAAACCTGCAGCGGTTCGTCGAGGACGGTACGCTCATCCGGGACAGGGCCTCGATCTACGTCTACAGGCTCGCCATGGGCGAGATCGTCCAGACCGGCGTGGTCTGCGGCGTGTCGGCCGACGAGTACGAGAGGGGGCTGATCAAGAAGCACGAGAAGACCCGCGAGCCCAAGGTCGTGGACCGCACCAGGCTCGCCTGCGCGCTCCACACGCACGCCGAGCCGGTGATACTCGTGCACAGGGCCGACGAGGGGATACGCGCGCTGCTCGCGAAGGAGGCGGGGGATGAGCCGCTCTTCGACGTGAAATACCAGGGCGTGCGCCACACGCTCTGGCGCGCGAACGACCCGCAGGGGATCGTGGCCGCGTTCTCGCGCCTGCCGGCCCTCTACATAGCGGACGGCCACCACCGCAGCGAGACCGGCTGCCGCACCATGCAGTGGATGAGGCGCGACAACCCGGGGCACACCGGCGGGGAGGCGTATAATTTCTTCCCGGCCGCGGTCTTCCCCGACGACGAGGTGAGGGTGTTCCGCTACGAGTGGGACGGGCCGGCCGACAAGAGGCCGCTGGCCGACGTCACCATGGCCGACATCATGAAGCTCTCGGACCAGAACGGGATAATGCCGCCCAAGTCCACGTGGTTCGCGCCCAAGCTCA from Pseudomonadota bacterium includes:
- a CDS encoding phosphoglycerate dehydrogenase, with the protein product MTYKVLCTDGLSKRGVERLSKFAGVETDFRPKLTHEELLDAIPAFDGLIVRSASKVGSDVIERAGKLKIVARAGVGVDNIDVKAATERGILVVNTPAGNTTATCELTFTMMLSLARHVPQAAKLMTEGVWEKKKFMGTELSRKTLGIVGMGRIGKEVARRAKAFDMKILAMDPYLTDDAYASLGVEKAGLERILKEADYLTVHTPLTDETRNLIGAKQFAMMKPTAYVVNCARGGIINERDLAEALRSNTIAGAALDVYTKEPYEDTIFRGLDNAILTPHLGASTREAQDAVAVEAAEAVGGYLTKGTRMNAVNPQVPERRA
- the serC gene encoding 3-phosphoserine/phosphohydroxythreonine transaminase is translated as MSMKRVYNFNAGPAAMPLEVLNWMKDGFMDFGGMSILEISHRSKEFQAVIDEARALLAELMGVPETHDILLLQGGAAQQFAVVPMNLMDRTADYAITGHWSKQALKEAQIVGEPKVIFTSEGENFTRVPRASEIKPGPDASYVHITTNNTIFGTEYYEYPDTGKVPLVADMSSDILSRRMDISKFGLLYAGAQKNLGPAGVTVVVIRKDLLERSPRKLPVIFRYKTHSEKGSLYNTPPVFSIYTMMLYLRWVKSIGGVDEIERRNVKKAEMLYDAIDRCDLYKGTTEKASRSRMNVTYVLPSQELTDKFVAGAKEKGIVGIKGHRSVGGIRASLYNAVSEDAVQALTGFMDEFRRNA
- a CDS encoding DUF1015 domain-containing protein, which translates into the protein MSKIIPFEALIPRKDLADRVVCPPYDVIDSDEARKLAKGNPYSMLHVTKPEIDLPDETMEDDDRIYAKGIENLQRFVEDGTLIRDRASIYVYRLAMGEIVQTGVVCGVSADEYERGLIKKHEKTREPKVVDRTRLACALHTHAEPVILVHRADEGIRALLAKEAGDEPLFDVKYQGVRHTLWRANDPQGIVAAFSRLPALYIADGHHRSETGCRTMQWMRRDNPGHTGGEAYNFFPAAVFPDDEVRVFRYEWDGPADKRPLADVTMADIMKLSDQNGIMPPKSTWFAPKLISGLFLYTF